A stretch of Pogona vitticeps strain Pit_001003342236 chromosome 5, PviZW2.1, whole genome shotgun sequence DNA encodes these proteins:
- the NUDT9 gene encoding ADP-ribose pyrophosphatase, mitochondrial produces MGWMSKAFLAHTVTVVSLSVTLSAVAPRSSSRQFFYPFFHSARNFAFSTSSERWFRRDAAKMSHCKGQTENVHNKARTSPYPRSRVCRSEVPNVKVDWLVEWEDYNPVEYTAPSVLAGPKWADPEIGTKGFSPKFNEKDGEVDRKSQSGIYKVENGRPRNPAGRTGITGRGLLGRWGPNHAADPVITRWKRDGSGNKMAHSGSGKNILQFIAIKRRDCGEWAIPGGMVDPGEKLSAALKREFSEEALNALQKTGAEKEEMERQLNKLFSQDHFVVYKGYVDDPRNTDNAWMETEAVNYHDETGEVMNKLHLEAGDDAGKVKWVDISEKLRLYANHADFVRIVAEKRGAHWNEDRDLGCKDGSGIKA; encoded by the exons ATGGGATGGATGTCAAAAGCTTTCTTGGCCCACACCGTTACTGTGGTCTCTCTTAGCGTCACTCTATCGGCTGTCGCTCCTCGGTCTTCTTCCCGCCAGTTTTTCTACCCGTTCTTCCACTCAGCCAGAAATTTTGCTTTCAG CACATCTTCAGAGCGTTGGTTCCGCCGTGACGCTGCTAAAATGTCGCACTGtaaaggtcaaacagaaaacgtGCATAACAAAGCTAGAACATCCCCTTATCCCAGATCCAGGGTCTGTCGCAGCGAAGTCCCCAATGTCAAGGTGGACTGGCTAGTTGAGTGGGAAGATTACAACCCAGTGGAATACACAGCACCCAGTGTGTTGGCAGGACCTAAATGGGCTGATCCAGAGATTGG gacaaaaggcttTTCTCCAAAATTCAATGAGAAGGATGGAGAAGTAGACAGGAAGAGCCAAAGTGGTATCTATAAGGTGGAAAATGGAAGGCCCAG aaatccTGCAGGCAGGACAGGAATAACAGGCCGAGGTCTGCTGGGACGATGGGGACCAAATCACGCCGCTGACCCTGTTATAACCAG ATGGAAGAGAGATGGCAGTGGGAATAAAATGGCTCACTCAGGATCCGGGAAAAATATCTTGCAGTTCATCGCCATTAAAAGAAGGGACTGTGGAGAATGGGCCATCCCAGGG ggcATGGTGGACCCAGGAGAGAAGTTGTCTGCGGCACTAAAGCGAGAATTCAGCGAGGAGGCCCTGAACGCCTTACAGAAAACTGGGGCGGAGAAAGAAGAGATGGAGAGACAGCTGAACAAGCTTTTTAGCCAGGATCACTTTGTG GTGTACAAGGGGTACGTGGATGATCCTCGTAACACTGACAACGCTTGGATGGAGACAGAGGCGGTGAACTACCATGATGAAACTG GTGAAGTAATGAATAAGTTACACTTAGAAGCAGGAGACGATGCTGGGAAGGTAAAATGGGTTGACATTAGTGAGAAACTCAGACTGTACGCCAACCATGCTGACTTTGTCAGAATCGTAGCAGAGAAAAGAGGAGCGCACTGGAACGAAGATCGGGACCTTGGTTGCAAGGATGGATCTGGGATCAAGGCGTAA